CGGGACTGGATCTTGGAGCATGACGTCGCCCGGAGATTCTTCATGGCCGTCATGGGCCAGGCGCTAAGCGCGGGGCTCACCAGCAGCGAGCACTTCAGCGTGGATGGCAGCCTGATTGAGGCCTGGGCGTCCCTGAAGTCGTTTCGCCCGAAGGACGACAAGCAGGAGCCGCCCGACGACAAGGTTGAGAATGCAGGGCATGAGAAGCCCGGTCTCATGCCTTCAAACCGGGCTTCTTCAACAGCCTGCTAGAGCTTCGCCGGCGCGTCGCCGTCCTTGTCCCTGTCGGGGACGAACTCGATGAAGGAGTTCTCGGTCTTGCCCGCCTCGATGGGGTCTGGCTTCAGCACGGTGGTGAGGGCCTTGTTCGGCAGCCAGGGCAGGTACGTGCTCAGCGCCATGAAGAGCTGCCGGCGGTAGCCGCGTACCAGTTGGTCGTTGAGGTGGACGCTGGCGGTGCCCGGGACGCCGTACATGAACTGGGCAACCTCGTTGGGGATGCCGTGGTTGATGATGTCCGGCCAGTTGGGGAACAGAAAGTGGGGCTCGGCTCGCGCGATGGTCCCCACGTGCTGGGCGGTGTGGATCTTCTCCAGGCCAGGCAGGACGTGCCGTCCGCCGTAGGGCACCGGGTCCCCCTGGTTCTGCACGAGCATGGCACTGGTGCGAGCGGCCCTCAGCACGTGCTCGGGGACGTCGTGATTGAAGGCGCCGCCGTTGAAGGTCGCCAGGTAGGTGTCGTCGAACCCCAACGTGTGGAGGAGGATGAACGTCTCCGCCGCGATGGACGCCCCCAGGCTGTGCCCCGTGCAGATGATGACCGTGTCCTTGGAGTAGCCCTCGAAGATCTCCCGCTGCCTCGGCGCCGCGGCCTGGGACGCGGTGTAGCCGATGCCCTTCGGGTCGATGTTCGCCAGGGAGCCGGTCGCCACCTGCTTGGCCTTCAGGACGACGTCGCGGTTGGCGCCATCCGAGTTCGTCCCCATCGAGTTGATGATCAGCAGGCCTGTGGGCTTGCCCTTGCTGTCGATGCCCTCCCAGAAGTACTGCCGGACCCCCGCGTGCGGCCCTCCCGTCTGGAGCAGGGTGCGAGCAAGGCGCACGGAGCGCGTCCTGGCGACCTTGGCCTGGTGCTCGACGGAGAGCAGCAGCGAGGTCTTCATGGTGAGGGGGAGGACGCACTCGAAATCGATGTGGACGTAGCCCGCCAGCATGGACAGGGCCTGGAGGTAGGCGATGTCCGTCTCGCACCGGGGCAGCACCCGCGCGCCGAGCTCCCGGAAGTAGCTCTTCTTGACGCTCGACAGGGTGCTCTTCCTCGCCTCGTCCAGCATGCGCAGCGCGAGGCGGTAGTCCCCGACGCCCTCCTCGTCGGTGGCGAAGAGCGGGGCATCTCCCGCGACCCGCCGCGCCTCCATGCACGCCGTCTTGGCCCAGACGAGCAGCCGGTCCACATCGGGTTTCGGGCTGTTGAGCTCGGCGGCGTACAGGCGCAGCAGCTCCTGGATGGGGACATCCACGACCGGAGTCTCCGGCGGGAGCATGTCCGCCAGCGCGGAGGCCTGGTCGCGGATGGCATGCGCGATCAGGGTGGCCATCCGCCCATCGCCCCAGGCATGTCGTGAGTACGAGTCCAGGCCCTGGAGCACGGAGAGGCCGTGGTGGGTGATCTGCCGGAGCGGGACGAGCCAGGTCGGGTTGTCGGCCGTGGCGTGCTCCGGCGCCGGGCCCAGGCGGCCCCCCTCGGGGAGGGTGTTGGCCTTTCGGAGCAGGGCCGTGAAGAGGGGCTCGTTCACCGTGTCCCGGCTCGTGTGGATCCTCCGGACGTGCGCCTGGGCGGGGAGCGAGGCTCGACGGGTGAGCGCGGTCTTGCTCCTCGCGCCCCGCATGGGGGGCCCGACCAGGGCCTGGACGCCGGTGCCACCCGAGGAGGACGACACGGCGGCGGAGCTGGAGCTGGAGGCGCTGGCCACGGCCTGGGTCGGCGCCGCGAGCTGGCGGCCGGGGATGAAGACGGGGTGCCCCGCGATGAACAACGGCACCATGCCGCCCGCCGAGAGAGGCGCGCCCAGGGGCGGATAGGCGTGGTTCGGCACGAGGATGCCGCTGATGGCCGGGAGTGGCCCGGTGCCCTGGCCGCCCCCCGCGCCTGCCGCACTCATCGGGTCGGGCGCCGCCGCCGCCGCCGAAAGGGACGGCGTGGACGTCGCGGCGCTGGCCACGGGCGTGGCCGCCACCTTCCGGACCGCGGTTCGTCCGGAGCGTGCATTCGCTGCGGCTCGGAGGGCGAGCGAGCCGGGGGGGCCGCCCGCCGCCGAAGTGAGGGCACGGACCGTGGTGGCGTGGAGCGAGACGGTGGCGACGCGGGGAATTCTGCCGGCGAGACGTTTCATGCTGAGGCTCTCCTGGGGCCGGGCTGTCGAGGAGCATCGGCGCCGGGCGCACCCTCCTGGAGAGACGCGTGAAACGTTGAGTCTTGAAACATTGACCTTTTCGTCAACCCGGACCCAGGGTGTGAGCTGACGTCAGCAGTGCCTCTCGTAGGAACGACGCGATCCCCTCACCCAACCGCTCGGGTCGGTCGAAATGAAGCGGACGGAAGTAACGGCACAGGCCCGGGTCAAGGGGCCTGTGCGGTGGGACTCCGTGCGTTCAGCGACTGAGCCAGAACGACTTGCTGGCGCAGACGTCCGCCCGCTTGAAGAACGCAAGGTCGAGCGTCGCCCCCTTGTCATCGACGGTGGCCACCAGTTGCACGGTGTCACCGAGCTTGCTCACGGGAATCTTGACGGTCATCCCGGCATCCAAATGGCCCCGGAGCTCGAAGACGACGTCTTGCTTCGACGCGTCGATGACGACGATCCCCTCCACCGGCTTCGTGATCTCCACCAGCACGGTGTCCGCCGTGGTCTTGATGCCGCCCATCGTCTGACCCTGGTCCCCCGAGCCGCTGCCCCTGGGCGAGTAGGTCGTCTCGTGCCAGTTGCCCTCCTCGTCGAAGTAGCCAGCCCAGACGGCCTCGTGGGCCTGGTCGTAGAGGGTGACCCGGTCGCCCGTCTCTTTCGTGTACCAGCCGCCAGGAAGGGCTTCAGCCCTGCCTCCGGCCAGCAACACACCCACCGCCATAACACATACAAACAATTGATTCCGCATTGTCTCTCTCCTTGGCATCCAGCGAGGCCATCACCGTGAGTCCCGGCTGGCGAAACGTACGGGAGCCCGTTGGGGGCGGGCATCACCCATAGGGGTGACACTCCGCGTGTGATAAAGTCATTCCAGACGAGGAGGGAGGCCATGCAACGCGAACAGGTGCTCCTGGAGGTGATGACCGCGCTGACCCGCTCGCTCGACCTGCGGGAGGTCTTCTCGGAGGCCCACGGGATATTGTCGCGCGAGCTGGCCGCGGACTTTGGAGGGCTGTGCGTGTCCAGGCCCGGGGAGCCCGGCCAGTACGACTGGCCCGTGGTCCAGGACATGCCCCAGGTCTTCTTCGACCGCTACCCGGAGATTTCAGACGAATGTTTCGTGAGCGCCTCGGTCATCCGGCGGCCCAACACCGTGCTGCGGGACACCGAGATGCTGTCGCTCCGGGAGATGCGGAACAGCGCCATGTATGCGCACTGCCGGGAGATGAACATGCCGGTGGAGCGCGTCATGTCCGTGGCGCTGGACATGGGGCTTGGCTGGCACAGCGGCTTCACCCTGTACCGGGACACCCCGAAGGCCTTCTCCGAGCAGCAGCGGGACCTCCTCCAGCGCCTGACGCCCATCCTGGCCAGGACGGTTCGCAACTGCCTCATGCTGGGAGACCTGGTCCGCCAGGGAGACCTGCTGGACCAGCTCTTCCGGCACACAGGGCTTGAGAGCATCGTGCTGAGCCCGCCCCACGCCGAGCTGATGCGCACGCCCCGCGCCACGGCGCTGCTCCATCGCTGGTTCTCCGAGGCGCCGTGTGGCCGCTTCGGTCTGCCTCACGTGCTCCTGGACGCGCTGGAGCGGCTCCGCCGCGCTGGACAGCCGATGCACTCCGGACAGGACGTCCTGACGTTCCGGCGGCCAGCGCGAAGCTTGAAGGTGACGTTCCTCCCGTTGCCGCTCCATCCCTGGAGGGCGCCCTGGGCGCTGTTGTTCCAGGAGGTGTCCCACAGCGTCCAGGTCCCCACCGAGTGGCGCAAGCGGCTCACCCCACGCGAGCTGGACGTGGTGGAGCGTGTCCTGAATGGTTGGGACAACCGGACCATCGCCGAGGACATGGGCAGCTCGCTGAACACGTTGAAGACGCACCTGAAGCGGATCTTCGTCAAGCTGGCCGTGCCCAGCCGGTCCAAGCTGATCCTCCTCGCGCAGGAGCGGAGCGCCGAGGCTGCGGGGTGAACGACCTCCGCCAGGGCGTCTTCACCGGGTGACGGATTGCCCTCCCAGGCACTCCCCGCGTGGACGAGGCGCTGGCGGAGCTGAATCGTCCGGCCGTGCAGGACGTCCGCGGACAGCCTCCGGCGGACTGGCCGGCGCCGTAGCGCACGAGCCCTCAGCGCCAGGTGGAGTCCAGCCTCGCCGGCGAACTGAGAAGGTCCAGAGCCCGAAGCCCCAGGGCCTACCGCTGCCACTCCGGGGGAACGTTCTTCTCCGCGGCGTAGCGCTCCAGTTCGGCGAGCTGCTGGCTCGCCAGCTTCAGCTCCTCCTCCACCTCTTGCTGGCGCTTCGCCACCGGCTTGCCGGAGGACGCGTCCTTGCGCAGACGCGCGCGCTCCTCCTCGAAGCGGGTGACACGCGCCCGGGCCCTGCCGAAGGACGAGCGCCACCGCTCCTCCTCCTCTCGAGAGCGAGTCCCCGCCAGCCGCTGCTTGAAGCGCTCCCGCTCCCAGCGCTGGATGCCCGTGGGGTTCCGGCTCCACGTCTCACGGGCCTCCCGCACGTCCTTGAGCGACACCTCGATGCGCTCCTGGTTCTCACCACTCCCCTGCCCTGACTTCAGCCAGGCGGTGCCGACTTCCGGCAACGAGCAGGTCTCGACGGGCAGCCGCGCCCCGCCAATGTGGATGCCTCGGGTGAGGCCTCGCGAGAGGAACCAGCGCAGCCTCCGCGAGTCCTCCTGCGCCGCCAGGGACTGGCTCAGGGGCCGCCAGTCCTCGAACTCCAGGTCCAGCGTGCACGTCTTGCCCTCCGTCTCCAGTTCCATGCGGCGCTTCACGGCCGTGGGTGGCGAGTCGAACCGCTCGACCACCAACACGACGAGCCCCAGCCCGTCGACCCGCTGCACCGAGAGGACCACCTGCTGCTCGGTGTCCACCTGGAAGCGCTTCACCTCGCGTTCCTCGTCACGCGCCACGCGCTCGAGCAACTGCTTCCAGCGCTCCGTGGACTCGGGCGTGGTGGGCACGGAGACGAGCTTGCTCGCGTAGGCGATGGGCAGCGCCAGCCCCAGCCCATCCGCGTTCTCGATCTTCATCGAGACGACGCCCACCACCTCGCCGCGTCCATTCAACAGCGGTCCGCCACTGTTGCCCGGATTCACCGAGGCATTGAATTGCACATAGCCAGTGCCCAGATACTGCCGGCCCACGAAGCCCACCTTCCCCTCGTGCACGGTGAAGTCCAGGCCCTTGGGACTGCCAATGAAGACCAGCGGGTCTCCGGGCTCCAGGCGCGTGACGTCACCCAGTGGCAGTGGCGCCGCCTTCGCTCCCACGACACGGACGGTGGCGAGGTCCAGATCCACATCACTGGCGACCGTCTCGCCGAGCAGCTCCCGCCCGTCCGCGAGCACCGCCGTCATGAGCTTGCCCGGCGGACACACCACGTGCTCGTTGGTCAGCACCAGCTCCGAGTCCACGAAGAAGCCGGAGCCCACCTTGCTCCCACATCGCAGGGACAACGTGCTCGGGCCGGCGCGGCGTGAAATCTCCGCGGTGGAGAGAGCCGACGGCACGGGAGCAGCCTCGCCCGGAAGGTCTTCACCCGCCACGAGGGCCATGACCTTCGAGCGGGTGCGAGCGAAGCGCGGAGAACGGGCCACCCAGATGCCGCCCAGCAATCCGAACAGGATGCAGAGGCCCACGAGCATCCTCAAGCTTCGACGAGAGGGCTCCTGGACGGGCACCACCGCCTCCACGAAGGGCCGCAAGTCCGCGCGGGCGCCCTGGGCGCGCAGCACCTCCAGGAGTTTCTCCGCGAAGGCGCGAAAGACGCCACGGGCCAGGGGGGCCCCTGATGTCGCGAGCAGGCTTCGCGCCTCGGAGAACGAGGGCGCGGGTGGGCCCAGCAGCGAGATGGCCCGCGCCAGCGCGAAGCGCGTCCGCTCGTCAGCCACCGCATCCCGCAACACCACATCGACCCGGAGGCTGGCGCCGCACACACAGCGCGCCACGTTCCCCGCATCCGGCGCACCACACCGGAGGCACCTCAGCTCGACCGACTCCGACATTCCCGCGCTCCCCCTGCGACGACCCGGGTTCCTGGTGCTCGTGCGTCACCCGCGAGGACCCGGGCACCCCTCGACAGCTCCCACCATCATGCCTCCGAACGCGCGTGGAGTCCCAGCCTCCCCCCATCGGCACTCCGCGTGACTCCGGGTCGACCTCGGAGCGCTCCTCGAAGCGCCACACCCAGTAGGACACCGGCAGTGGCGAGCGAGACGGCCGTGAGGAGGCGCAGGTCACGGCCCCCGCAGGCAGGCGCGGCGGCGACAGGAGCAGGCTCAGGCGGACCGTGGAGCGCCACCTGGACGCGGCGGGACAGGATTCCATCTCCAGGACGACGAAGGCGGGGGCCGAAGACGTGCTGATGCGCAGTCCCGGGTCCACCTGGGGCGCCAGGCCCATCCGGGCGCCGATGGGCACCAGGATGAGGTTGGGTGCCCCTGTCTCCTCGTGGTGGGCCTCGGGTTGAGCCGGCCGCGGCTCCCCTGCCCACAGACGCCTTCCGAAACGGTGCCCCGACGACGCCCGCGGGTAGCGATCCGTGTTCGCGGCATGCGTCCTGCTGTTGGCCAGCGCTCTCGCGCCGAATGCCATCGCGCGTATAGGCAGGATAGAGGCCATGTGGAGGGTGAGGGCAGGAGCGGAGGGGCCGCGGAGGGCTGTTGATGGGGGCCGCCCGAGCAGTGCGCCAAGCGGGTGGAGAAGCCGCGCAGCCCCTTCGGGTACACCCGGCCCTGGCCGCGCTCCCTTCAGGTGCGCGGCAGGGCTTGGCTCTCTTGGCTGGGGCGGCTTGAGCCTCAACACCATGTGGCTTGAGGGGGCCCGCGCGCCGGGGCCAGCCTCGCACCTGCCGTGGGTAGGCCCAGGTGCTCCAGAATCGCTCGTACTCCTCCCGCCTCGTTCACGTATGCCAGCACTCGCCGTCTGCCTCCACACCTCACGCAGGCGAACACGGCAGCGCAGCTCGGCACCAGCAGAAGAGGTAGCGGGGAAGGTGTTGGTGCGGGAGCTGTGTAGGGGAGGTGGGCGCGGGAGGAGGTCCCCTCATTCCGCATTGCGTGTCGCAGCCACGGGCTTCTCCGCGGCGGGCCCTCCCACTCGGGGAGCGGGGTGGGGTGGGGAGTCTCGACCGTCGACGCAGGCGACGTGGACGAGGCGGGAATCAGGAGTTTCCGTTGCTGCTGGCGTCATCTCAGGAGCGCAGCGCGTCCGAGCCGTGGTGCTGGCTGGGGAGTGAGTGGACCCGCAGATTCAATGCCCGAGGAGCAGCGTGCCAAGGACGGAGCCTACCGAAATAGGCTCTTACAGCTCCTAACAAATGCCAGGACAGAGGCGTCGTAGGAGCATGACGCAACAGCCGAGGACGAGGAGGCCGAAGTGGACATCGTCCCTGCGCTCGTCGCGCACGCGAAGGCGGCGCAGCTGGTTCTTCCAGGCCAGCGTGCGCTCCACGACCCATCGGTAGCGTCCGAGCCTTTCCTTTGACTCAACGCCGGGACGCGCGATGCGAGCAGTGATGCCGCGCAGACGAAGTCCGCTCCGGTTCTTCCTGGAGGCGTAGGCCTTGTCTGCGTGGAGTTTTCCCGGACGGAAGCGACGCTGCCCCGAAGGCATCCGCACCGCGGGCACGGAGTCGACGAGGGGGAAGAGTTCGTGCGTGTCGTGGACGTTGGCGGCTGTCACCGACTCAGTCAGCGGCAGGCCGTGGGCCTCTACGAGAAGATGATGCTTGCTACCCGCCTTCGCTCTATCCGTCGGGCTTGGGCCCGTGAGGGCCCCCTTTTTGACGCCCGTACGGACGAGGAGTCGATGGAGGCGCGGGAGAAGTCCACCTTGCCTCGC
This genomic stretch from Corallococcus caeni harbors:
- a CDS encoding transposase; translated protein: MADAALAALSPTFDAMYSGTGRPSIPPEQLLKSCLLMAFYSVRSERLFCEQLDDNLLFRWFLDMGMEDVCFDHSTFSQNRDWILEHDVARRFFMAVMGQALSAGLTSSEHFSVDGSLIEAWASLKSFRPKDDKQEPPDDKVENAGHEKPGLMPSNRASSTAC
- a CDS encoding S1C family serine protease translates to MADERTRFALARAISLLGPPAPSFSEARSLLATSGAPLARGVFRAFAEKLLEVLRAQGARADLRPFVEAVVPVQEPSRRSLRMLVGLCILFGLLGGIWVARSPRFARTRSKVMALVAGEDLPGEAAPVPSALSTAEISRRAGPSTLSLRCGSKVGSGFFVDSELVLTNEHVVCPPGKLMTAVLADGRELLGETVASDVDLDLATVRVVGAKAAPLPLGDVTRLEPGDPLVFIGSPKGLDFTVHEGKVGFVGRQYLGTGYVQFNASVNPGNSGGPLLNGRGEVVGVVSMKIENADGLGLALPIAYASKLVSVPTTPESTERWKQLLERVARDEEREVKRFQVDTEQQVVLSVQRVDGLGLVVLVVERFDSPPTAVKRRMELETEGKTCTLDLEFEDWRPLSQSLAAQEDSRRLRWFLSRGLTRGIHIGGARLPVETCSLPEVGTAWLKSGQGSGENQERIEVSLKDVREARETWSRNPTGIQRWERERFKQRLAGTRSREEEERWRSSFGRARARVTRFEEERARLRKDASSGKPVAKRQQEVEEELKLASQQLAELERYAAEKNVPPEWQR
- a CDS encoding IS5 family transposase (programmed frameshift), producing MVRELVPDAFWQRVAPLLPPPRPKKKLGRPRADDRAALEAIVFVLRSGIPWEMLPRKQFGLSGMTAWRRLEEWTRAGVWEKLQERLLDELGLRGKVDFSRASIDSSSVRASKRGPFTGPSPTDRAKAGSKHHLLVEAHGLPLTESVTAANVHDTHELFPLVDSVPAVRMPSGQRRFRPGKLHADKAYASRKNRSGLRLRGITARIARPGVESKERLGRYRWVVERTLAWKNQLRRLRVRDERRDDVHFGLLVLGCCVMLLRRLCPGIC
- a CDS encoding helix-turn-helix transcriptional regulator — protein: MQREQVLLEVMTALTRSLDLREVFSEAHGILSRELAADFGGLCVSRPGEPGQYDWPVVQDMPQVFFDRYPEISDECFVSASVIRRPNTVLRDTEMLSLREMRNSAMYAHCREMNMPVERVMSVALDMGLGWHSGFTLYRDTPKAFSEQQRDLLQRLTPILARTVRNCLMLGDLVRQGDLLDQLFRHTGLESIVLSPPHAELMRTPRATALLHRWFSEAPCGRFGLPHVLLDALERLRRAGQPMHSGQDVLTFRRPARSLKVTFLPLPLHPWRAPWALLFQEVSHSVQVPTEWRKRLTPRELDVVERVLNGWDNRTIAEDMGSSLNTLKTHLKRIFVKLAVPSRSKLILLAQERSAEAAG